Proteins co-encoded in one Diaminobutyricimonas sp. LJ205 genomic window:
- a CDS encoding folate-binding protein YgfZ: protein MSTEFLSLPGAVGETVPQHYGNPIGEQRALAAGRAIVDLSDRAVLTVTGPDRLSWLNSITSQELGALQPGEGAETLVLGVTGRLEHAARVLDDGVSTWLLIDEASALEAFLLSMRFMLRVEIEDRTAEYATIGTLGEGLVTAAAPNGVPLEWVDPWRQVVAGGHQYATAAEHPAAEWTYREILVSRSELGSLTGLPVAGTLALEALRIAAWRPRFATEVDEKTIPHELDWLRSAVHLNKGCYRGQETVAKVHNLGHPPRRLVMLHLDGTDAVLPEPGNDVLDGDKLVGHITSVGMHHELGPIALAVIKRMVDPAHPLTARTSELDVAAAQEVIVPPSAGAEANVPRLPRLGAVTRPQR, encoded by the coding sequence GTGTCGACTGAATTCCTGTCCCTGCCCGGTGCCGTCGGCGAGACGGTGCCGCAGCACTACGGCAACCCGATCGGCGAGCAACGTGCCCTCGCGGCCGGCCGGGCCATCGTCGACCTCTCCGACCGGGCGGTGCTGACGGTCACCGGACCGGACCGCCTGAGCTGGTTGAACTCGATCACCTCACAGGAACTGGGCGCGCTCCAGCCTGGCGAGGGTGCCGAGACGCTCGTGCTCGGCGTCACCGGACGGCTCGAGCATGCCGCCCGCGTGCTTGACGACGGCGTCAGCACCTGGCTGCTCATCGACGAGGCATCCGCCCTGGAAGCGTTCCTGCTGTCCATGCGGTTCATGTTGCGTGTCGAGATCGAGGACCGCACCGCCGAGTACGCGACGATCGGCACCCTCGGCGAGGGGCTGGTCACCGCGGCCGCGCCCAACGGCGTGCCGCTGGAATGGGTCGACCCGTGGCGGCAGGTTGTTGCCGGCGGCCACCAGTACGCGACCGCGGCCGAGCACCCGGCAGCCGAATGGACCTACCGCGAAATCCTCGTCTCGCGGTCGGAACTCGGTTCGCTGACCGGCTTGCCCGTTGCGGGCACCCTCGCGCTTGAGGCATTGCGGATCGCCGCCTGGCGGCCGCGCTTTGCCACCGAGGTCGACGAGAAGACCATCCCGCACGAGCTGGACTGGCTGCGCAGCGCCGTGCACCTGAACAAGGGCTGCTACCGGGGTCAGGAGACTGTCGCCAAGGTGCACAACCTCGGCCACCCGCCGCGCCGGCTGGTGATGCTGCATCTCGACGGCACCGACGCGGTACTGCCCGAGCCGGGCAACGACGTGCTCGACGGCGACAAGCTGGTCGGACATATCACCAGCGTGGGCATGCACCACGAGCTGGGGCCGATCGCGCTTGCGGTCATCAAGCGCATGGTCGACCCGGCGCATCCGCTGACCGCGCGCACCAGCGAGCTCGACGTCGCCGCCGCACAGGAAGTCATCGTGCCACCCAGCGCCGGTGCCGAGGCGAACGTGCCGCGGTTGCCTCGGCTGGGAGCCGTCACTCGCCCGCAACGGTGA
- a CDS encoding FABP family protein, with the protein MFDLDASLPAELAPLSWLIGVWEGTGVVNYRVGEGTVTHEFGQRLSFSQDGLPNLNYTSYTWLLDTALTPLATETGYWRLSRPAADGDPGPAMLPAGADRPFETADDVETLRTTRGGFEIEVSLVHPDGISELYLGEVNGPRIDLATDAVMRSASAKEYTAATRLYGLVEGHLLWAWDIAALGQDLRTHASARLARVD; encoded by the coding sequence GTGTTCGACCTCGACGCCAGCCTGCCGGCTGAGCTCGCGCCCCTGTCATGGTTGATCGGGGTATGGGAAGGCACCGGCGTCGTGAACTACCGGGTCGGTGAAGGAACCGTCACCCACGAGTTCGGGCAGCGGCTGTCGTTCAGCCAGGACGGGCTGCCGAATCTCAACTACACGTCGTACACCTGGCTGCTCGACACCGCGCTGACGCCGCTCGCCACCGAGACCGGCTACTGGCGGTTGAGCCGACCGGCTGCGGACGGCGACCCGGGGCCGGCGATGCTTCCGGCGGGTGCGGATCGGCCGTTCGAGACGGCTGACGATGTCGAAACCCTGCGCACCACGCGCGGTGGGTTCGAAATTGAGGTCAGCCTGGTGCATCCGGATGGCATCAGCGAGTTGTATCTCGGTGAGGTGAACGGTCCGCGGATCGACCTGGCCACCGACGCGGTGATGCGCTCCGCGAGCGCGAAGGAGTACACCGCGGCGACCCGGTTGTACGGGCTGGTCGAGGGGCACCTGCTCTGGGCCTGGGATATCGCCGCGCTCGGCCAGGATCTGCGTACCCACGCGTCTGCGAGGCTCGCCCGTGTCGACTGA
- a CDS encoding response regulator transcription factor: MAQLLILTSAVDIEVLPALGLLSHQVRQISAQPAALVNAPSADIVMIDARRDLAQAKSLAKILTTTGLATPLIIILTEGGLTAISADWGVDDVLLDTAGPAEVDARIRLALGRMTERASQSKIQASGVVIDEANYSAKVKGRALDLTFKEFELLRFLASHPSRVFTREQLLSEVWGYDYFGGTRTVDVHVRRLRAKLGDLESVIGTVRNVGYRFTVNEEDSDRQAQQVN, from the coding sequence GTGGCGCAGTTGCTGATCCTGACCTCTGCGGTGGACATCGAAGTTCTTCCCGCGCTGGGGTTGTTAAGCCACCAGGTGCGCCAGATCTCGGCGCAGCCTGCGGCCCTCGTCAACGCGCCCTCGGCCGACATCGTCATGATCGACGCCCGCCGCGATCTTGCTCAGGCGAAGTCCCTCGCGAAGATCCTGACCACCACCGGGCTCGCGACCCCGCTCATCATCATCCTCACCGAGGGTGGCCTAACCGCGATCAGTGCGGACTGGGGCGTCGATGACGTGCTGCTCGACACCGCAGGGCCGGCGGAAGTTGACGCCCGCATCCGGCTGGCGCTCGGCCGGATGACCGAACGGGCCTCGCAGTCGAAGATCCAGGCATCCGGTGTCGTCATCGACGAGGCCAACTACTCGGCCAAGGTGAAGGGTCGCGCGCTCGACCTCACCTTCAAGGAGTTCGAGCTGCTGCGTTTCCTCGCCTCGCACCCGTCGCGGGTGTTCACCCGAGAGCAGCTGCTCAGCGAGGTCTGGGGCTACGACTACTTCGGCGGCACCCGCACGGTTGACGTGCACGTGCGCCGGCTGCGCGCCAAGCTCGGTGACCTCGAGTCGGTGATCGGCACCGTGCGCAACGTGGGTTACCGCTTCACCGTGAACGAGGAGGACAGTGACCGCCAGGCTCAGCAGGTCAACTAG
- the mshD gene encoding mycothiol synthase: MTARLSRSTRDRADAATDAALTALIDAAVAIDGQPPFNEASLLEKTEVVFFERGGTLVGAAMTGAEVEFVVHPEQRRRGYGDEMLRALLVPGFTAWAHGDHPGARVLAERHGLERVRTLLQLRVGLDQQPPLVEPVETEPAETSAQGLGKIDQRIRIDTFRPGHDDEEWVALNARAFASHPEQGRITIESLQPRIAENPAEHFLVGRDAQGRMVGYCWLKIDGELGEIYVLGVDPDRAGQGIGRVLLKAGLAHLKALGIRESNLYVEADNEAALRLYRGFGYSEYTVDVLYATPR; the protein is encoded by the coding sequence GTGACCGCCAGGCTCAGCAGGTCAACTAGGGACCGGGCGGATGCCGCCACCGACGCCGCCCTCACGGCGCTGATCGATGCCGCGGTCGCCATCGACGGGCAGCCGCCATTCAACGAGGCCAGCCTGCTCGAGAAGACCGAGGTGGTGTTCTTCGAGCGGGGCGGCACCCTCGTCGGGGCGGCGATGACGGGCGCCGAGGTCGAATTCGTGGTGCACCCGGAGCAGCGCCGCCGCGGCTACGGTGACGAGATGCTGCGTGCGCTGCTGGTTCCTGGGTTCACCGCCTGGGCGCACGGCGATCACCCTGGGGCGCGGGTGCTGGCCGAACGGCATGGGCTCGAGCGGGTGCGCACGTTGCTGCAGTTGCGAGTGGGTCTCGACCAGCAGCCTCCGCTCGTCGAACCTGTCGAGACCGAGCCTGCCGAGACCTCGGCGCAGGGTCTCGGCAAGATCGACCAACGGATCCGGATCGACACGTTCCGGCCCGGTCACGACGACGAGGAGTGGGTAGCGCTGAACGCCCGCGCGTTCGCCAGTCACCCCGAGCAGGGTCGCATCACGATCGAGAGCCTGCAGCCGCGCATCGCCGAGAACCCCGCCGAGCATTTCCTTGTCGGCCGCGACGCGCAGGGCCGGATGGTCGGCTACTGCTGGTTGAAGATCGACGGTGAGCTGGGCGAGATCTACGTGCTCGGTGTCGACCCCGACCGCGCAGGTCAGGGCATCGGACGGGTGTTGCTGAAGGCGGGGCTCGCGCATCTAAAGGCCCTCGGCATCCGCGAATCCAATCTCTATGTCGAGGCCGACAACGAGGCGGCGCTGCGGCTGTATCGCGGCTTCGGGTACTCCGAGTACACCGTCGACGTTCTCTACGCCACCCCGCGTTAA
- a CDS encoding RNA degradosome polyphosphate kinase, with the protein MDRGTFLPDSSVATDRLDDDYDEAAYPEDTTLPADRFLDRELSWLAFNQRVLELAEDPRVPLLERANFLAIFASNLDEFFMVRVAGLKRRIATGIAVPTNIGTSPTQVLTDIGRKAHELQERHAVAFATMVKPALDEAGIHVETWADLDEADRVSLDTTFSERIFPVLMPLAVDPAHPFPYISGLSLNLSIRVRNPKTNRVEFARLKVPQMFPRFIRLPDDKSGRLRFIPIEDLIANHLSELFPGMEILEHHEFRVTRNEDLEVEEDESENLIQALEKELLRRRFGPPVRLEITEDMDDVTLRLLMQELDITEEEVYRLPAPLDLAGLFETGKIDRPELKYAKHVPSTPLQLQSKEPSTPPDLFTAIARHDVLVHHPYESFATSVQAFLEQAAHDPNVLAIKQTLYRTSGDSPIVEALIDAAEAGKSVLALVEVKARFDEQANITWARKLEKAGVHVVYGLVGLKTHCKLAQVVRQEKNGKLKHYSHIGTGNYNPKTSRIYEDLGLFTADDEVGKDLTRLFNELSGYAIEKKFKRLLVAPLHLRKGLLKRIRAEEQNARAGKPSGIRIKVNSMVDEAIMDALYRASNAGVPIDIWVRGICGLKPGQPGLSENIRVRSILGRYLEHSRIFSFVNDGDPQVYIGSADMMHRNLDRRVEALVRLAAPEHLSQISEQFDLAMADTTSSWRLQTDGTWVRRHLSDDGTSLVHMHDEMMRRISSRRRPGVRR; encoded by the coding sequence ATGGATCGCGGCACCTTTCTTCCTGACTCATCCGTCGCTACCGACAGGCTCGACGACGACTATGACGAAGCGGCCTACCCCGAGGACACGACTCTTCCGGCCGACCGGTTCCTGGACCGCGAACTGAGCTGGCTCGCCTTCAACCAGCGCGTGCTCGAACTCGCCGAAGACCCGCGGGTTCCGCTGCTGGAGCGGGCGAACTTCCTCGCGATCTTCGCGAGCAACCTGGACGAGTTCTTCATGGTGCGGGTCGCCGGACTGAAGCGCCGCATTGCGACCGGCATCGCCGTGCCGACCAACATCGGCACCTCACCGACGCAGGTGCTCACCGACATCGGCCGCAAGGCGCACGAGCTGCAGGAGCGCCATGCCGTCGCGTTCGCGACCATGGTCAAGCCCGCCCTGGACGAAGCCGGCATCCACGTCGAGACCTGGGCCGATCTGGACGAGGCCGATCGGGTCAGCCTGGACACCACATTCTCTGAGCGCATCTTCCCGGTGCTGATGCCGCTCGCGGTCGACCCGGCCCACCCCTTTCCGTACATCTCCGGCCTGAGCCTCAACCTGTCGATCCGGGTGCGCAATCCGAAGACCAATCGCGTCGAATTCGCGCGCCTCAAGGTGCCGCAGATGTTCCCGCGGTTCATCCGGCTGCCCGACGACAAGAGTGGCCGGCTGCGGTTCATCCCGATCGAGGACCTGATCGCCAACCACCTGTCGGAACTGTTCCCGGGCATGGAGATCCTCGAACACCACGAGTTCCGCGTCACCCGCAACGAGGACCTCGAGGTGGAAGAGGACGAGTCGGAGAACCTCATCCAGGCGCTGGAGAAGGAGCTCCTGCGGCGCCGGTTCGGCCCGCCGGTGCGGCTCGAGATCACCGAGGACATGGATGACGTGACCCTGCGCCTGCTCATGCAGGAGCTCGACATCACCGAAGAAGAGGTCTACCGCCTGCCGGCTCCGCTCGATCTCGCCGGGCTGTTCGAAACGGGCAAGATCGACCGCCCGGAACTGAAGTACGCGAAGCATGTGCCGTCGACTCCCCTGCAACTGCAGTCGAAGGAGCCGTCAACGCCGCCCGACCTGTTCACCGCCATCGCCCGGCATGACGTGCTCGTGCACCACCCGTATGAGTCATTCGCCACCAGCGTGCAGGCCTTCCTCGAGCAGGCTGCCCATGACCCGAACGTGCTCGCCATCAAGCAGACCCTGTACCGCACGAGCGGTGACAGTCCGATCGTTGAGGCGCTGATCGATGCGGCCGAGGCCGGCAAGTCCGTGCTGGCTCTCGTCGAGGTGAAAGCACGCTTCGATGAGCAGGCGAACATCACCTGGGCGCGCAAACTGGAGAAGGCCGGCGTGCATGTGGTCTATGGCTTGGTCGGATTAAAGACGCATTGCAAGCTCGCGCAGGTGGTTCGCCAGGAGAAGAACGGCAAGCTCAAGCACTACAGCCACATCGGCACCGGCAACTACAACCCGAAGACCAGCCGGATCTACGAGGACCTCGGCCTGTTCACCGCCGACGATGAGGTCGGCAAGGACCTCACCCGCCTGTTCAACGAACTCTCCGGGTACGCCATCGAGAAGAAGTTCAAGCGGCTGCTGGTCGCTCCGCTGCACCTGCGGAAGGGCCTGCTCAAGCGCATTCGCGCCGAGGAGCAGAACGCGCGCGCCGGTAAACCGTCCGGCATCCGGATCAAGGTCAACTCGATGGTCGACGAGGCGATCATGGACGCGCTGTACCGGGCCAGCAACGCCGGCGTCCCGATCGACATCTGGGTGCGGGGCATCTGCGGCCTGAAGCCTGGCCAGCCCGGGCTCAGCGAGAACATTCGCGTGCGCTCGATCCTTGGCCGCTACCTGGAGCACTCGCGCATCTTCTCGTTCGTGAATGACGGTGACCCGCAGGTCTACATCGGCAGTGCCGACATGATGCACCGCAACCTCGACCGACGCGTTGAGGCGCTCGTGCGACTCGCGGCGCCTGAACACCTGTCCCAGATCTCCGAGCAGTTCGACCTCGCCATGGCGGACACCACATCGTCCTGGCGGCTGCAGACGGATGGCACCTGGGTCCGGCGTCACCTGTCCGATGACGGCACTAGCCTCGTGCACATGCATGACGAGATGATGCGGCGGATCAGTTCGCGCCGCCGACCGGGAGTCCGTCGGTGA
- a CDS encoding NUDIX hydrolase: MSSVTPSAQPPVLAAGAVCWKIINGKVKVLLVRRTQHKDVSLPKGKLDPGETLPQCAVREIAEETGLSIALGAPLGKVEYIMPNGRLKIVHYWQAEVEQLAIANSTFVSNDEIEALEWVSLKRARSILSYQHDIELLDRFADRLEHGRARTFAIIAVRHGKAAPTSTWEGPDAERPLLPRGREQAQSIAAGIAAYRPTKLITSTATRCVETFEPIERLTGAPVKQTDAISQDAYQNGRDSVAKIVRKRIGHQRTVAFCSHGPVLPDLIGEIAELTGTPIDQDLRRAASLATGEFSVLHVAMEHPEGGLVAVETHGPAV, encoded by the coding sequence GTGAGTTCGGTCACCCCGTCGGCGCAGCCACCAGTGCTCGCCGCCGGTGCAGTGTGCTGGAAAATCATCAACGGCAAGGTGAAGGTGCTGCTCGTGCGCCGCACCCAGCACAAGGATGTCTCGCTCCCCAAGGGAAAGCTCGACCCGGGCGAGACGCTTCCACAGTGCGCCGTGCGCGAGATCGCCGAAGAGACCGGGCTGTCCATCGCCCTCGGCGCACCGCTCGGCAAGGTCGAATACATCATGCCGAACGGACGGTTGAAGATCGTCCACTACTGGCAGGCCGAGGTCGAACAACTCGCGATCGCCAACTCGACCTTCGTCTCGAACGATGAGATCGAGGCGCTCGAGTGGGTCTCACTCAAGCGCGCCCGGAGCATCCTCAGCTACCAGCACGACATCGAACTCCTCGACCGCTTCGCTGATCGCCTCGAGCACGGCCGAGCACGCACCTTCGCGATCATCGCGGTTCGGCACGGCAAGGCGGCGCCCACGAGCACCTGGGAGGGCCCGGATGCCGAGCGCCCACTGCTTCCGCGCGGACGCGAGCAGGCCCAGAGCATCGCGGCGGGAATTGCCGCCTACCGGCCCACCAAGCTCATCACCTCGACCGCTACCCGATGCGTCGAGACATTCGAGCCGATTGAGCGCCTCACTGGCGCACCGGTCAAGCAGACCGACGCGATCAGCCAGGACGCCTACCAAAACGGACGGGACTCCGTCGCGAAGATCGTGCGCAAGCGCATCGGGCACCAACGGACTGTTGCCTTCTGCAGCCACGGCCCCGTGCTGCCCGATCTGATCGGTGAGATCGCCGAACTCACCGGCACACCGATCGACCAGGACCTGCGCCGGGCGGCCTCCCTGGCTACCGGCGAGTTCAGCGTGCTGCACGTTGCCATGGAGCATCCGGAAGGCGGGCTCGTGGCCGTCGAAACCCACGGACCCGCCGTCTAG
- the pstS gene encoding phosphate ABC transporter substrate-binding protein PstS: MNIKRYGSIAAIAVAGTMLLASCAANEGNANGDANAPESTLSGTIVGGGASSQQAAQEAWVAGFQTANPDVTVEYDPTGSGTGRDNFIAGSNWFTGSDRAFKDEELAEDNFAGCVPGTPLVEVPAYISPIAIIFNIEGVDTLNLDAPTIAKIFKGEITNWSDEAIVSQNPDAELPSLAITAVHRSDESGTTENFVEYLSAVTPEVWDAEVSGDWAYPGGEAAQGTSGVVDTVTNGNGTIGYADASRAGDLGTVAVKVGDEYVPYSAEAAAAIVDASPIVEGRESTDLAIELDRSSTESGVYPIVLVSYLIACSEYAETERAELVQAYLDYVISDEGQQVAAEAAGIAPISDSLFEKASAAVASIK; encoded by the coding sequence GTGAACATCAAGCGTTACGGCAGCATCGCTGCCATTGCTGTCGCAGGCACCATGCTGCTCGCCTCGTGTGCAGCCAACGAAGGCAACGCCAACGGCGACGCCAACGCCCCCGAGTCGACCCTCTCGGGCACCATCGTCGGCGGCGGCGCTTCGTCGCAGCAGGCCGCTCAGGAGGCCTGGGTTGCCGGCTTCCAGACCGCCAACCCCGACGTGACCGTCGAGTACGACCCGACCGGCTCCGGCACCGGCCGCGACAACTTCATCGCTGGTTCGAACTGGTTCACCGGTTCCGACCGTGCGTTCAAGGACGAGGAGCTGGCCGAGGACAACTTCGCCGGCTGCGTCCCGGGCACCCCGCTGGTCGAGGTCCCCGCCTACATCTCCCCGATCGCGATCATCTTCAACATCGAGGGCGTTGACACCCTGAACCTCGACGCGCCGACCATCGCGAAGATCTTCAAGGGCGAAATCACCAACTGGAGCGACGAGGCCATCGTCTCCCAGAACCCCGACGCTGAGCTGCCGAGCCTGGCGATCACCGCCGTGCACCGCTCCGACGAGTCCGGCACCACCGAGAACTTCGTCGAGTACCTGTCGGCCGTGACCCCCGAGGTCTGGGACGCCGAGGTTTCCGGCGACTGGGCTTACCCGGGTGGCGAGGCTGCTCAGGGCACCTCCGGTGTCGTTGACACCGTCACGAACGGCAACGGCACCATCGGTTACGCCGACGCTTCGCGCGCCGGTGACCTGGGCACCGTCGCGGTCAAGGTTGGCGACGAGTACGTCCCGTACTCCGCCGAGGCTGCTGCCGCCATCGTCGACGCTTCGCCGATCGTCGAAGGCCGCGAGTCCACCGACCTCGCCATCGAGCTCGACCGCAGCTCGACCGAGTCCGGCGTGTACCCGATCGTTCTGGTCAGCTACCTGATCGCCTGCTCCGAGTACGCCGAGACCGAGCGTGCCGAGCTGGTTCAGGCTTACCTGGACTACGTCATCAGCGACGAGGGCCAGCAGGTTGCCGCTGAGGCTGCCGGCATCGCCCCGATCTCGGACAGCCTGTTCGAGAAGGCTTCGGCCGCGGTCGCTTCGATCAAGTAA
- the pstC gene encoding phosphate ABC transporter permease subunit PstC, whose product MTSPTATTSTRVKAKQRPGDSIFSSSTYIAGSLILAILAAVAGFLVYESIPAFTTDPEDIDILAGEPFWSYVAPLVFGTVWAAALALLMAVPISIGIALFISHYAPRRLAQGLGYIVDLLAAVPSVVFGLWGGGVLAPAIQPFYTWLTENLGWIPLFAPPASGTGRTILTAAIVLAVMVLPIITALCREVFLQTPVLHEEAALALGATRWEMIRTAVLPFGRPGIVSASLLGLGRALGETMAVAMVLSASGGITFALLTPANPGTIAANIALRFPEAFGANTNLLIATGLILFAITLAVNSIARWILSRRKAFSGAN is encoded by the coding sequence ATGACGTCACCAACGGCCACCACCAGTACCCGGGTGAAGGCAAAGCAACGACCCGGTGACAGCATCTTCTCCAGCAGCACCTATATCGCTGGCAGCCTGATTCTCGCGATTCTCGCGGCTGTTGCCGGCTTCCTGGTCTACGAAAGCATCCCGGCTTTCACCACGGACCCCGAGGACATCGACATCCTCGCCGGCGAGCCGTTCTGGTCCTATGTGGCCCCGCTCGTCTTCGGCACCGTCTGGGCTGCCGCCCTCGCCCTGCTGATGGCCGTACCGATCTCCATCGGCATCGCACTCTTCATCTCGCACTATGCGCCGCGCCGCCTGGCGCAGGGTCTCGGCTACATCGTCGACCTGCTCGCCGCGGTCCCCTCGGTCGTCTTCGGCCTCTGGGGCGGCGGCGTTCTCGCGCCAGCCATCCAGCCGTTCTACACCTGGCTGACCGAGAACCTCGGTTGGATCCCACTCTTCGCTCCGCCTGCCTCCGGCACCGGACGCACCATCCTCACCGCTGCGATCGTGCTGGCCGTCATGGTGCTGCCGATCATCACCGCGCTGTGCCGCGAGGTCTTCCTGCAGACCCCGGTGCTGCACGAAGAGGCCGCGCTCGCGCTCGGCGCCACCCGCTGGGAGATGATCCGCACCGCGGTGCTGCCGTTCGGCCGTCCCGGAATCGTTTCGGCGTCGCTGCTCGGCCTTGGCCGTGCGCTGGGCGAGACCATGGCCGTCGCGATGGTGCTGTCCGCCTCCGGTGGCATCACGTTCGCGCTGCTCACGCCGGCGAACCCCGGCACCATCGCCGCGAACATTGCGCTGCGGTTCCCTGAAGCATTCGGGGCCAACACCAACCTGCTGATCGCCACCGGCCTGATCCTGTTCGCCATCACCCTGGCCGTGAACTCGATCGCCCGCTGGATCCTCAGCCGCCGCAAAGCTTTCTCGGGAGCCAACTGA
- the pstA gene encoding phosphate ABC transporter permease PstA — MSTTVTAPANIYSSGSLSKSAVWAILAVSLLISGVAFWLIQLGADAEDYNIVGALVVGAILYGVAIYVISRLVEGSRKAKDRLITALVSTAFLVALLPLISLLFTVLVNGLARFDVEFFTYSMRNVVGAGGGAVHAIVGTVLMTLTATLISVPIGLLTSIYLVEYGRGTLARAITFFVDVMTGIPSIVAGLFAYSVFAIILGPGARLGIIGAVALSVLMIPVVVRSSEDMLRLVPNELREASYALGVPKWLTIVKIVLPTSIAGITTGVMLAISRVIGETAPLLVAAGFTNNLNYNLLEGRMQSLPVMVYNQYVSQGTDAQAYLDRAWAGALTLILIVMALNLLARLIARYFAPKTGR, encoded by the coding sequence ATGAGCACCACCGTTACCGCTCCCGCCAACATCTACTCCTCGGGCAGCCTGTCGAAGTCGGCCGTCTGGGCGATCCTTGCCGTCTCCCTGCTGATCTCCGGCGTTGCGTTCTGGCTGATCCAGCTGGGAGCGGATGCCGAGGACTACAACATCGTCGGCGCCCTGGTCGTCGGCGCGATCCTGTACGGCGTCGCGATCTACGTGATCTCGAGGCTCGTGGAGGGCAGCCGTAAGGCCAAGGACCGTTTGATCACGGCGCTCGTCTCGACCGCGTTCCTGGTCGCCCTGCTGCCGCTGATCTCGCTGCTCTTCACTGTTTTGGTCAACGGCCTCGCCCGTTTCGACGTTGAGTTCTTCACCTACTCGATGCGAAACGTCGTCGGCGCGGGCGGCGGCGCGGTGCACGCCATCGTCGGCACCGTGCTGATGACGCTGACTGCCACCCTGATCTCGGTGCCGATCGGCCTGCTGACCTCGATCTACCTCGTCGAGTACGGTCGCGGAACGCTCGCCCGTGCGATCACCTTCTTCGTCGACGTGATGACCGGTATCCCCTCGATCGTTGCCGGCCTGTTCGCGTACTCGGTGTTCGCGATCATCCTGGGCCCGGGCGCGCGACTCGGCATCATCGGTGCCGTTGCCCTGTCGGTGCTGATGATCCCCGTTGTGGTGCGTTCCTCGGAGGACATGCTCCGGCTCGTGCCGAACGAATTGCGTGAAGCATCGTATGCGCTCGGTGTGCCGAAGTGGCTCACCATCGTCAAGATCGTGCTTCCGACATCCATCGCCGGTATCACCACGGGCGTCATGCTCGCGATTTCGCGCGTGATCGGTGAGACCGCTCCCCTGCTGGTCGCGGCTGGATTCACGAACAACCTGAACTACAACCTGCTGGAAGGCCGCATGCAGAGCCTCCCGGTCATGGTCTACAACCAGTACGTGAGCCAGGGCACGGATGCGCAGGCCTACCTCGACCGTGCGTGGGCCGGTGCGCTCACGCTCATCCTCATCGTGATGGCGCTCAACCTGCTTGCGCGCCTCATCGCCAGGTACTTCGCCCCCAAAACGGGCCGCTAG
- the pstB gene encoding phosphate ABC transporter ATP-binding protein PstB has translation MSKRIEVNDLDVYYSKFKAVEGVTLNIEPRSVTAFIGPSGCGKSTFLRTLNRMHEVIPGAYVDGEVLIDGNNLYDQGVDPVLVRRQVGMVFQRPNPFPTMSIRDNVLAGVKLNNRRISKSDSDDLVEKSLRGANLWNEVKDRLDKPGSGISGGQQQRLCIARAIAVQPEVILMDEPCSALDPISTLAIEDLIEDLKKDYTIVIVTHNMQQASRVSDKTAFFNIAGTGKPGKLIEYDVTAKMFSNPAVQATEDYVSGKFG, from the coding sequence GTGTCAAAACGAATTGAAGTCAACGACCTTGACGTGTACTACAGCAAGTTCAAGGCCGTCGAGGGCGTCACCCTCAACATCGAGCCGCGCAGCGTCACCGCGTTCATCGGGCCGTCGGGTTGTGGCAAGTCCACCTTCCTGCGCACCCTGAACCGCATGCACGAAGTCATTCCGGGTGCCTATGTCGACGGCGAGGTGCTGATCGACGGCAACAACCTGTACGACCAGGGCGTGGACCCTGTGCTGGTTCGCCGCCAGGTGGGCATGGTCTTCCAGCGGCCGAACCCGTTCCCGACGATGTCGATCCGCGACAACGTGCTCGCCGGGGTCAAGCTCAACAACCGCCGCATCTCGAAGTCGGACTCGGACGACCTGGTCGAGAAGTCACTGCGCGGCGCGAACCTCTGGAACGAGGTCAAGGACCGCCTCGACAAGCCGGGCTCCGGCATTTCCGGTGGTCAGCAGCAGCGTCTCTGCATCGCCCGTGCGATCGCCGTTCAGCCCGAGGTCATCCTGATGGACGAGCCATGCTCGGCGCTCGACCCGATCTCGACCCTGGCGATTGAGGACCTCATCGAGGACCTGAAGAAGGACTACACGATCGTCATCGTCACTCACAACATGCAGCAGGCTTCGCGTGTGTCCGACAAGACGGCGTTCTTCAACATCGCCGGCACCGGCAAGCCCGGCAAGCTCATCGAGTACGACGTCACCGCGAAGATGTTCTCGAACCCCGCCGTGCAGGCCACCGAGGACTACGTCTCCGGCAAGTTCGGATAG
- a CDS encoding GYD domain-containing protein: MTKYFFQGNYVGQGIRGLLQEGGSKRRDAVVEALNSVGGSLECIYYAFGEIDVLGVMDIPDQASAAALSLMINSTGAVSVHLTPLMTPEDIDAAASKTPSYRAPGA, encoded by the coding sequence ATGACCAAGTACTTTTTCCAGGGAAACTACGTCGGTCAGGGAATCAGAGGACTGCTGCAGGAGGGCGGATCCAAGCGCCGCGACGCTGTCGTGGAAGCGCTGAACTCGGTCGGGGGATCACTGGAGTGCATCTATTACGCCTTCGGTGAGATCGACGTCCTCGGCGTGATGGACATCCCCGACCAGGCCAGCGCCGCGGCTCTCTCGCTGATGATCAACTCGACCGGGGCGGTGTCGGTGCACCTCACGCCGCTGATGACTCCTGAAGACATCGACGCGGCGGCGAGCAAGACTCCGTCATATCGGGCGCCCGGCGCCTAG